In Flavobacterium lacustre, a genomic segment contains:
- a CDS encoding peptidylprolyl isomerase gives MAVLAKIRQRSALLIAAIAIALFAFIIQDLIGKGGFSQNTKDVGSIDGKDISFEDFRLKVSNVEKSGQGITSTAAANRVWDQEVSIALLTAEFDKLGLRVGEKHIIEVLKADQNIGKNPMFLNAAGMFDLAKFKDYFKTNPEQAQYLKDREKDAELNAKFQIYNTLIKAGVYTTESEGKLKYEMESNKVNFAYVAGLYSTIKDSDVKVTDAEIVDFMKKNEKKYKADESREVEYVLIEDKASKEDENEVKNKITALLSGSVVYNQATGKNDTLQGFRTATNTIDFVNSNSDVPYDSSYVAKKDLPAIDAEQLYNLAPGAVYGPYKFGSYYCISKSLGRKAGVNAKASHILISYQGTQVPNQKENRTKEEAKAKAESILAQVTANPDSFLMLAFTASDDSSSQQGGDLGYFGPNQMVKPFNDFVFNNSIGKVGLVETPFGFHIIKITDKQDGIRLATVAQKVEASEATSDKIFTEATKFEMDAVDKDFNKAAKEMKLTIAAPVTVKAMDEAFGPLGNQRTIVRWAFEDDTKEGAVKRFEVANLGHVIAKLKKIDNSGLVAVSLVRPYVEPILKNKKKAELIKAKMTGSSLEAIAKATGSTVQQVTGVTMENPVLAGGVGQEPKVVGNAFALSANKLSAPIEGNTGVYVVKNVSIVKAPALKNHAPYVAKLKAQSASDANRVVPALKANATIVDNRKLFNY, from the coding sequence ATGGCAGTTTTAGCAAAAATTAGACAACGTTCCGCTTTATTGATAGCAGCTATTGCAATTGCATTATTTGCATTTATAATACAAGATCTTATTGGTAAAGGTGGCTTTAGCCAAAACACAAAAGATGTAGGAAGCATCGATGGAAAAGATATTTCATTTGAAGACTTTAGACTTAAAGTAAGCAATGTTGAAAAAAGTGGTCAAGGGATTACTTCAACAGCGGCAGCAAACAGAGTTTGGGATCAAGAAGTTTCTATTGCTTTGCTAACAGCCGAATTTGATAAATTAGGATTGAGAGTTGGAGAGAAACACATTATCGAAGTTTTGAAAGCAGATCAAAATATTGGAAAAAACCCAATGTTTTTGAACGCAGCAGGAATGTTTGATTTGGCAAAATTCAAAGATTATTTCAAAACTAATCCAGAGCAAGCTCAATATTTGAAAGACAGAGAAAAAGATGCAGAACTAAATGCTAAATTTCAAATCTACAACACACTTATCAAAGCAGGAGTTTACACAACGGAAAGCGAAGGTAAATTGAAATATGAAATGGAGTCTAACAAAGTAAACTTTGCTTATGTTGCCGGTTTATATTCTACCATCAAAGACAGTGATGTTAAAGTTACTGATGCTGAGATTGTAGATTTCATGAAGAAAAATGAAAAGAAATACAAAGCGGACGAATCTAGAGAAGTAGAATACGTTTTGATTGAAGATAAAGCTTCTAAAGAAGATGAAAATGAAGTGAAAAATAAAATCACTGCATTGTTATCAGGAAGCGTAGTTTATAACCAAGCAACAGGTAAAAATGATACATTGCAAGGGTTTAGAACAGCAACAAATACAATTGATTTTGTAAATTCAAATTCAGATGTGCCTTACGATTCGTCTTATGTTGCCAAAAAAGATTTGCCTGCAATTGATGCGGAGCAATTATATAACTTAGCTCCTGGAGCGGTTTATGGACCTTACAAGTTTGGTAGTTACTACTGTATTTCTAAATCTTTAGGAAGAAAAGCAGGCGTTAATGCGAAAGCAAGTCATATCTTGATCAGTTACCAAGGAACACAAGTTCCAAACCAAAAAGAAAATAGAACGAAAGAAGAAGCTAAAGCAAAAGCAGAGTCTATCTTAGCTCAAGTAACAGCAAATCCCGATAGTTTTTTAATGTTAGCATTTACTGCTTCTGATGATTCTTCTTCTCAACAAGGAGGTGATTTAGGTTATTTTGGTCCAAACCAAATGGTAAAACCTTTCAATGATTTTGTTTTCAATAACAGTATTGGAAAAGTAGGTTTGGTTGAAACTCCTTTTGGTTTCCACATTATCAAAATTACAGACAAACAAGACGGAATTCGTTTAGCTACTGTAGCTCAAAAAGTAGAAGCTTCTGAAGCAACTTCTGACAAGATATTTACAGAAGCAACCAAATTTGAAATGGATGCTGTTGATAAAGATTTTAATAAAGCAGCAAAAGAGATGAAATTGACTATTGCAGCTCCAGTAACTGTAAAAGCAATGGATGAAGCTTTTGGACCTCTTGGAAATCAAAGAACAATCGTAAGATGGGCTTTTGAAGATGATACTAAAGAAGGTGCTGTGAAAAGATTTGAAGTAGCTAATTTAGGTCACGTAATTGCAAAACTTAAAAAAATTGATAATTCAGGGTTAGTAGCCGTTAGTTTAGTGAGACCATATGTTGAGCCAATTCTTAAAAACAAGAAAAAAGCCGAATTGATTAAAGCTAAAATGACTGGAAGTTCTCTTGAAGCAATTGCAAAAGCTACAGGTTCAACAGTACAACAAGTGACTGGTGTAACTATGGAAAATCCGGTTTTGGCTGGAGGAGTTGGTCAAGAGCCAAAAGTAGTTGGAAATGCATTTGCATTATCAGCTAATAAATTATCAGCACCAATCGAAGGAAATACAGGCGTTTATGTTGTTAAAAATGTAAGCATAGTAAAAGCACCAGCTTTGAAAAATCATGCGCCTTATGTTGCAAAATTAAAAGCACAAAGCGCTTCTGATGCAAATAGAGTTGTTCCTGCATTGAAAGCTAATGCTACAATCGTAGATAACAGAAAACTATTTAATTACTAA
- a CDS encoding type III pantothenate kinase, which produces MILTIDVGNTRIKGAVFEGNILVEDFVFMKTEHEKKIQNILNKYKKVTHLVISSVGFLEKESFLHYNEELNVHFMSHKDAFPFVNKYATPQTLGIDRMVLAAGATLQYPNQNRLVIDVGTCITYDFIDENDTYLGGAIAPGLRLRYESLHNYTAKLPLLTSQNPDYFIGKSTAESIHSGVVNGFVYEIDGFIDEYKAHYSNFIIILTGGDTDFLAKRLKNTIFANSNFLLESLNQTFQYKIKND; this is translated from the coding sequence ATGATTCTAACAATTGATGTAGGGAATACCAGGATTAAAGGTGCTGTTTTTGAGGGGAATATCCTTGTTGAGGATTTTGTTTTCATGAAAACAGAGCACGAAAAAAAAATTCAAAATATTTTAAATAAATATAAAAAAGTAACTCATTTAGTCATTTCGTCTGTCGGATTTCTCGAAAAAGAGTCTTTTTTGCATTACAATGAGGAGTTGAATGTTCATTTTATGTCGCATAAAGATGCTTTTCCGTTTGTAAATAAATATGCAACGCCACAAACTCTCGGAATTGACCGAATGGTTCTTGCGGCGGGCGCAACGCTTCAATATCCAAACCAAAACAGATTAGTTATTGATGTAGGGACTTGCATTACCTATGATTTCATAGATGAGAACGACACCTATTTAGGAGGTGCTATTGCGCCAGGGTTGCGGTTGCGGTATGAATCACTTCATAATTATACCGCAAAACTTCCTTTATTAACATCGCAAAATCCGGATTATTTTATTGGTAAATCTACTGCGGAGTCCATTCATTCTGGAGTTGTAAATGGATTCGTCTATGAGATTGACGGTTTTATCGATGAATATAAAGCACACTATTCAAATTTTATAATAATTTTAACGGGTGGAGACACAGATTTTTTGGCTAAACGATTAAAAAATACCATATTTGCCAATTCAAATTTCCTTCTCGAAAGTTTGAACCAAACATTTCAATATAAAATCAAAAATGATTAA
- a CDS encoding GYDIA family GHMP kinase, with the protein MKQTFYSNGKLLITGEYLVLDGAKAFALPTKFGQNLIIEKGNNQEIHWESYDVDHSIWFKETLTFSEITNPLDSEIESVKNTLIAILHEAYLLNPKFINESEGYLITTELGFPKKWGLGTSSTLINNIAQWLQIDAFILLKNSFGGSGYDIACAQNNTPILYAIVEDKPIVEKVIFNPDFAENLYFVYLNKKQSSKVAIASYYNNKNNHLEKNITTNNTITQAVIEATTLKSFAAAIEKHEIAMSNILEMKTVKEALFPDFKGVLKSLGAWGGDFILAISKENPKDYFASKGYETIIPYSEMIL; encoded by the coding sequence ATGAAACAAACATTCTACAGCAACGGAAAACTTTTAATAACAGGCGAATATCTGGTTCTTGACGGAGCCAAAGCTTTTGCATTACCAACAAAATTTGGTCAGAACCTAATCATTGAAAAAGGAAACAACCAAGAAATACACTGGGAAAGTTATGATGTTGACCACAGTATATGGTTCAAAGAAACCCTTACTTTTTCTGAAATCACAAACCCGTTAGATTCAGAAATCGAATCGGTAAAAAACACATTAATAGCCATTTTGCACGAAGCTTATTTACTAAACCCAAAGTTTATCAATGAATCAGAAGGATATTTAATCACAACCGAACTGGGATTTCCTAAAAAATGGGGATTAGGAACCTCATCGACCTTAATCAACAACATTGCACAATGGCTGCAAATTGACGCTTTTATATTACTCAAAAATAGTTTTGGCGGTAGCGGCTACGACATCGCCTGTGCGCAAAATAACACTCCTATTTTGTACGCTATAGTAGAAGACAAGCCAATTGTTGAAAAAGTAATTTTCAACCCTGATTTTGCCGAAAACTTATATTTCGTTTATCTCAATAAAAAACAAAGCAGTAAAGTGGCAATTGCTTCGTATTACAATAATAAAAACAATCATTTAGAAAAAAATATAACCACAAACAATACAATTACTCAAGCTGTAATTGAGGCTACGACGCTTAAATCGTTTGCCGCAGCAATAGAAAAACATGAAATTGCCATGAGTAACATTCTCGAGATGAAAACAGTAAAAGAAGCTTTATTTCCTGATTTTAAAGGGGTTCTAAAAAGTCTTGGAGCTTGGGGTGGCGATTTTATTTTAGCGATTTCAAAGGAAAACCCAAAAGATTATTTTGCTTCCAAAGGATATGAAACCATTATTCCTTACAGCGAAATGATACTGTAA
- a CDS encoding DUF6046 domain-containing protein — protein sequence MNNQDILFASLMGSKAIKTLERLDIVENEITKHVFPPIQFLPFRNITGIKEVNQAEQKYIWEADPEQSKEQQFFPLSFSFTEKGTQWLFPYEPLISVLGGNEIGKTKVARINDTSGNKLIGTIKQRIAPKDYEITITGVLIGKKLKGKHEDCYPKEQLRLLLNFLKVTKDVWVFCPLLELLGINKIAIEEFSFPFTKGENVQAYEIKAFSDFDYNLIIK from the coding sequence ATGAATAATCAGGATATTTTATTTGCATCATTAATGGGGAGCAAAGCCATTAAAACACTTGAACGGCTTGACATTGTAGAGAACGAAATAACAAAACACGTTTTTCCGCCTATTCAGTTTTTACCATTTAGAAATATAACGGGAATTAAAGAAGTTAACCAAGCAGAACAAAAATATATTTGGGAAGCAGACCCCGAACAAAGCAAAGAACAACAGTTTTTTCCTTTGTCGTTTAGTTTTACGGAAAAAGGTACTCAATGGTTATTTCCATACGAGCCGTTGATCAGTGTTTTAGGAGGTAATGAAATTGGAAAAACAAAGGTTGCTAGAATTAACGACACATCAGGGAACAAATTAATCGGAACAATAAAACAACGCATAGCACCCAAAGACTATGAAATTACGATAACAGGCGTATTAATTGGGAAAAAACTAAAAGGAAAGCACGAGGACTGTTACCCAAAAGAACAACTAAGACTCTTATTAAATTTCTTGAAAGTAACAAAAGATGTTTGGGTTTTTTGCCCCCTTTTAGAACTTTTGGGAATAAACAAAATAGCAATAGAAGAGTTTAGCTTCCCATTTACAAAAGGCGAAAATGTACAGGCATACGAAATAAAAGCATTTAGCGACTTCGATTATAATCTAATAATTAAATAA
- a CDS encoding hemolysin family protein, which yields MEISIILLCLILCAFFSGMEIAFISSNKIYLEIEKKQDSFVSKILTKLTEKPSKFIVAMLIGNNIALVIYGFFMGELLMHWVDGLGYHFSGVLNLIVQTSLSTFIVLITAEFLPKVFFQIYANSLLKFFALPAYFFYRLFYFVSTFFIWISDFVLRKFFKTQGDQIQLYFSKVELGNYITEQMSTVEDNEEVDSEIQIFQNALEFSGVKARDVMTPRTEISAIDLYDSVSELKELFIKTGYSKIVVYQNSLDDIIGYVHSFDLFKKPKTIKEILISVEFVPETIYIKDAMSLLTKKRKSVAVVLDEYGGTSGIITIEDIVEELFGEIEDEHDSDEELIEKELEEGTYLFSTRLDVEFLNQTYKFDIPESDSYSTLGGFIVDFTKDIPQKGDLITIDNYRFVIEEATNKKIELVKMTVVE from the coding sequence ATGGAAATAAGTATCATATTATTGTGCTTAATACTATGTGCCTTTTTCTCGGGAATGGAGATTGCTTTTATTTCGTCAAATAAAATTTACCTCGAAATCGAAAAGAAACAAGATAGTTTTGTTTCAAAAATCCTGACTAAACTTACCGAAAAACCTTCTAAGTTTATTGTTGCAATGCTTATTGGTAATAACATAGCATTAGTTATTTATGGGTTTTTTATGGGGGAATTATTAATGCATTGGGTTGATGGGTTGGGCTATCATTTCTCTGGCGTTTTAAATTTAATTGTTCAAACCTCACTGTCTACTTTTATCGTTTTGATTACGGCAGAGTTTTTGCCTAAAGTTTTCTTTCAAATTTATGCCAATTCTTTATTGAAATTTTTTGCGCTTCCGGCGTATTTTTTTTACAGACTATTTTACTTTGTCTCAACTTTTTTTATTTGGATTTCTGATTTTGTGCTAAGAAAATTTTTCAAAACTCAGGGCGATCAGATACAATTGTATTTCAGTAAAGTAGAATTAGGGAATTATATCACCGAGCAAATGAGCACGGTGGAAGATAATGAAGAAGTCGATTCTGAAATACAAATTTTTCAAAATGCATTAGAATTTTCGGGTGTAAAAGCCAGAGATGTGATGACGCCCAGAACCGAAATTTCGGCAATAGACTTGTACGATTCGGTTTCAGAATTGAAAGAATTGTTTATAAAAACGGGTTATTCTAAAATTGTAGTGTATCAAAACTCACTCGATGACATTATTGGATACGTGCATTCTTTTGATTTATTCAAAAAACCAAAAACAATTAAAGAGATTCTGATTTCGGTTGAATTTGTGCCAGAAACCATTTATATCAAAGATGCGATGAGTTTGTTGACCAAAAAAAGAAAAAGTGTCGCAGTAGTTTTAGACGAATATGGTGGAACTTCGGGAATTATAACTATCGAAGATATTGTGGAAGAGCTTTTTGGAGAAATTGAAGACGAACACGATTCGGACGAAGAGCTGATTGAAAAAGAATTAGAGGAAGGAACTTATCTTTTTTCAACACGATTGGATGTAGAATTTTTAAACCAAACCTATAAGTTTGATATTCCCGAAAGTGATTCGTATAGTACTTTGGGAGGATTTATAGTCGATTTTACTAAAGATATCCCTCAAAAAGGCGATTTAATCACCATCGATAACTATCGATTTGTAATTGAAGAAGCCACAAATAAGAAAATAGAATTGGTTAAAATGACTGTAGTGGAGTAA
- a CDS encoding site-specific integrase: protein MNKTRYTPVFDRKNQLNTQGKALIQIECYLNGRNKYFSTQIYIEPIYWNYKNRTIKTEYPNAIKLNKQIAETMRDFENYELDKINAGKPFNLGMLNDFLNGNEIKTFTEFMELEIKNNSISSATRKTHEMTLKRLKEFKKVIYYEDITFEFLHDFETFLRKINITYKNLPPKKLSQNTIFKYFKNLKSYVNLAINKDLMNVQQYPFRKFKIKQMESRKIFLTPEEIDQMQDLVLTGENIKLQYIKDLFMYSIYTGLRFSDVLSMQKRELVTIGGNTWLIKKMEKTDESVRIPIYAIFNGKPIEIINKYNRFDTVFCFEQITNQYANRTLKTLAGLAKIDKLITFHTARHTTATYLLYKGVSLTSVQKILGHKKIATTQIYGHIMDKTIENELIAVNF from the coding sequence ATGAACAAAACACGCTACACGCCTGTGTTTGACAGGAAAAACCAGTTAAATACACAAGGCAAAGCACTCATACAAATTGAGTGTTATTTGAACGGGAGAAACAAATATTTTTCTACCCAAATTTATATAGAACCGATCTACTGGAACTATAAAAACCGTACAATTAAAACGGAATACCCCAACGCCATTAAGTTAAATAAACAAATTGCCGAAACAATGCGGGATTTTGAAAACTACGAACTGGACAAAATTAATGCGGGGAAGCCTTTTAATTTGGGAATGTTAAACGACTTTTTGAACGGTAACGAAATAAAAACCTTTACAGAGTTTATGGAGCTGGAAATTAAAAATAATTCCATTTCAAGTGCAACCCGAAAAACTCACGAAATGACTTTAAAAAGGCTAAAGGAATTTAAAAAAGTGATTTACTATGAAGATATAACCTTTGAATTTCTGCACGACTTCGAAACATTTTTAAGAAAAATAAACATTACTTACAAAAATTTACCGCCTAAAAAATTAAGCCAAAACACGATTTTTAAGTATTTCAAGAACTTGAAAAGCTATGTGAATTTGGCAATTAACAAGGATTTAATGAATGTACAACAATACCCATTTAGGAAATTTAAAATTAAGCAAATGGAAAGCAGAAAAATATTTCTTACACCCGAAGAAATAGACCAAATGCAAGATTTAGTTTTAACAGGCGAAAATATAAAATTACAATACATAAAGGATTTATTTATGTATAGCATTTATACTGGGTTGCGTTTTAGTGATGTGTTGAGCATGCAAAAACGGGAACTTGTAACCATTGGCGGGAATACTTGGTTAATCAAGAAAATGGAAAAGACAGACGAAAGCGTGAGAATACCAATTTACGCAATTTTTAACGGCAAGCCGATTGAGATTATTAACAAATACAATCGTTTTGATACTGTATTTTGTTTTGAACAGATTACAAACCAGTACGCAAACCGCACATTAAAAACATTGGCGGGACTGGCTAAAATTGATAAGTTAATTACATTTCACACCGCCCGACACACCACCGCCACATATTTACTTTATAAAGGCGTAAGTCTTACATCAGTACAAAAGATTTTAGGACATAAGAAAATTGCAACTACTCAAATTTATGGTCACATAATGGATAAGACAATAGAAAATGAATTAATAGCAGTGAATTTTTAA
- a CDS encoding hydroxymethylglutaryl-CoA reductase, degradative, with protein MNNAVSGFSKLSKEEKINWIATAYFSTPQEAIQLLKNYWNSDEKIQKLHDEFIENTISNFYIPLGVAPNFLINGKYSTIPMAIEESSVVAAAAKAAKFWSTRGGFKTTVINTEKIGQVHFMFKGDALKLESFFNQTKAKFFADTESITKNMQKRGGGILDIVLKDKTKLIPNYFQLHATFETKDSMGANFINSCLEQFAKTLKEEALDYELFSASEKDIQVVMSILSNYVPNCIVRAEVSCPINALEEKHINDPQEFAEKFVQAVQIAEVEPFRAVTHNKGIMNGIDAVVLATGNDFRAVEAGIHAYASRNGQYSSLSHAKIEDGIFTFWMEIPLALGTVGGLTSLHPLVKLSLEMLEKPSARELMQIVAVAGLAQNFAALRSLTTTGIQDGHMKMHLNNILNQFEANEDERVLIRKHFKHHVVSHSAVVDYIENLRK; from the coding sequence ATGAATAACGCCGTTTCTGGATTTTCGAAATTATCCAAAGAAGAAAAAATAAACTGGATTGCAACTGCCTACTTTTCAACACCACAGGAAGCCATACAATTGCTTAAAAACTATTGGAATTCTGATGAAAAAATACAAAAACTGCACGATGAATTTATAGAAAACACGATATCAAATTTCTATATTCCGCTTGGAGTCGCTCCAAATTTTCTAATTAACGGAAAATACAGCACCATTCCGATGGCTATTGAAGAAAGTTCCGTAGTGGCCGCTGCCGCAAAAGCTGCAAAATTTTGGTCTACTCGCGGTGGCTTTAAAACTACCGTTATCAATACCGAAAAAATCGGACAAGTACATTTTATGTTCAAAGGAGATGCTTTAAAACTGGAATCCTTTTTCAACCAAACCAAAGCTAAATTTTTTGCTGATACAGAAAGTATCACTAAAAATATGCAAAAAAGAGGAGGCGGAATTTTAGATATTGTTCTAAAAGACAAAACTAAATTAATTCCCAATTATTTTCAGCTTCATGCTACTTTTGAAACCAAAGACAGCATGGGCGCGAACTTCATCAATTCGTGTTTAGAGCAATTTGCTAAAACTTTAAAAGAAGAAGCACTTGATTATGAATTGTTTTCAGCTTCTGAAAAAGACATTCAAGTCGTAATGAGCATCCTTTCCAATTATGTTCCCAATTGCATCGTTAGAGCCGAAGTTTCTTGTCCTATCAATGCTTTAGAAGAAAAACACATAAACGACCCGCAAGAATTCGCAGAAAAATTTGTGCAAGCCGTTCAAATTGCCGAAGTCGAACCTTTCCGTGCTGTAACTCACAATAAAGGAATCATGAACGGAATTGACGCCGTGGTTCTGGCAACGGGCAATGATTTCAGAGCCGTAGAAGCCGGAATCCATGCGTATGCTTCGCGAAACGGACAATATTCCAGTTTGTCTCATGCCAAAATTGAAGACGGAATTTTTACATTCTGGATGGAAATTCCTTTAGCATTAGGCACCGTTGGCGGATTAACTTCCTTGCATCCATTGGTCAAACTTTCGTTAGAAATGCTTGAAAAACCATCGGCTAGAGAACTAATGCAAATCGTGGCTGTGGCAGGTTTAGCTCAAAATTTTGCCGCATTACGCTCCTTGACCACAACAGGAATTCAAGACGGACACATGAAAATGCACCTGAACAACATCCTGAATCAGTTTGAGGCCAATGAGGATGAACGTGTTTTAATTCGGAAACATTTCAAACATCATGTCGTTTCGCATAGTGCCGTTGTCGACTACATTGAAAATCTAAGAAAATAA
- the lptC gene encoding LPS export ABC transporter periplasmic protein LptC encodes MTFFKQNILFQGITVFAVMLFFGCESNFKEVQKINFSDFVPSTDADDVNVKYTDSGRITGILVSSKMLDFSSVDFPFTEFPKGIDVTLYDKKGKKTFIKATYAISYKPTGIIDLQGKVKITSDDGKILETEQLYFDQKNDWFYTERKFKFTDPKGVSNGQGIDFSKDFKVINSQRITGEIDSAD; translated from the coding sequence ATGACTTTTTTTAAACAAAATATACTATTTCAAGGAATCACGGTCTTCGCCGTGATGCTTTTTTTTGGGTGTGAAAGTAATTTTAAAGAAGTACAAAAAATAAATTTTTCTGATTTTGTGCCGAGTACAGATGCGGATGATGTGAATGTAAAATATACCGATTCAGGTCGCATTACCGGAATTTTGGTAAGTTCAAAAATGTTAGATTTTTCAAGTGTGGATTTTCCGTTTACAGAGTTTCCAAAAGGAATTGATGTTACTTTATATGATAAAAAAGGAAAAAAAACATTTATCAAAGCCACTTACGCAATTTCGTATAAACCAACAGGTATTATAGATTTACAAGGAAAGGTGAAAATCACTTCGGATGACGGAAAAATTCTTGAAACCGAACAATTGTATTTCGACCAAAAAAATGATTGGTTTTATACCGAAAGAAAATTTAAATTTACGGATCCAAAAGGCGTTTCAAACGGTCAGGGAATTGATTTCAGTAAAGACTTTAAAGTTATAAATTCGCAAAGAATAACCGGCGAAATTGATTCGGCCGATTAA
- a CDS encoding helix-turn-helix domain-containing protein, producing the protein MQTGIAVITVPLNEWEEMKTNLTSIAKSLHEMKTIGQKEMLTPKEAMEMLKCSRNTFQSYVDKGFFSVIKMKSEKYSKVLIKRADISYFIESRA; encoded by the coding sequence ATGCAAACGGGTATAGCAGTTATTACAGTGCCATTAAATGAATGGGAAGAAATGAAAACTAATTTAACCAGTATAGCAAAATCATTGCACGAAATGAAAACCATAGGACAAAAGGAAATGTTAACCCCCAAGGAAGCTATGGAAATGCTAAAATGTAGTAGAAACACATTTCAAAGCTATGTAGATAAAGGCTTTTTTAGTGTCATTAAAATGAAGTCAGAGAAGTATAGTAAGGTACTAATTAAGCGAGCCGATATAAGTTATTTTATTGAAAGTAGGGCATAA